The Sciurus carolinensis chromosome X, mSciCar1.2, whole genome shotgun sequence DNA segment AATCCCTAGAATGATAGTTATCCCAGAGAcacatacatttaataaaatcttgCTCAAACTCATTATTTCcttccatgaaatatttttactcCCATAAAAATATTCATCCTTTGACAAcccatatttttgttaaaaaccaTTACTGTTGCTTCCAATTACTCATCGATTATGcctttaaaagtctatttttcaCACCTGAAAATCAATAGCTAATAAGATAATCTCCCAAATTCCATTCAACTCCATTCCCTCAGACCCTCCTTCTCCCTGGCTCAAATTTTATAAGGGtgtttgctgtctctttcctgaaTTGTTGCACCAATCCACTGACTATGCATCCTGCCTCTACTTTCTAATACTTataatctctcctcctctctcaatCCAGAGTggtctttctaaaataaatatttgatcaaGTCTCTTCCCTTATCAAGAATCCAAGACCCCCAAACAAAACGTTCCAGGGGCTTTGGTTTTGTGACTTACTCTTGTGTTGAAGAGGTGGATGCAGCAATGTGTGCTCGGCCACACAAGGTTGATAGGCGTGTAGTGGAACCAAAGAGAGCTGTTTCTAGAGAGGATTCTGTAAAGCCGGGTGCCCATCTAACGGTGAAGAAAATTTTTGTTGGTGGTATTAAAGAAGATACAGAAGAATATAATTTGAGAGATTACTTTGAAAAGTATGGCAAGATTGAAACCATAGAAGTTATGGAAGACAGGCAGAGTGGGAAAAAGAGAGGATTTGCTTTTGCAACTTTTGATGATCATGATACAGTTGACAAAATTGTTGTTCAGAAATACCACACTATTAATGGGCATAATTGTGAAGTGAAAAAGGTCCTTTCTAAACAAGAGATGCAGTCTGCTGGATCACAAAGAGGTCGTGGTGGTGGATCTGGCAACTTTATGGGTCGTGGAGGAAACTTTGGAGGTGGTAGAGGTAACTTTGGCCGTGGTGGAAACTTTGGTGGAAGAGGAGGctatggtggtggaggtggtggcagcAGAGGTAGTTATGGAGGAGGTGATGGTAGATATAATGGATTTGGAGGTGATGGTGGCAACTATGGCGGTGGTCCTGGTTATAGTAGTAGAGGAGGCTATGGTAGTGGTGGACCAGGATATGGAAACCAAGGTGGTGGAtatggtggtggaggaggaggatatGATGGTTACAATGAAGGAGGAAATTTTGGTGGTGGTAACTATGGTGGTGGTGGGAACTATAATGATTTTGGAAATTACAGTGGACAACAGCAATCAAATTATGGACCCATGAAGGGGGGCAGTTTTGGTGGAAGAAGCTCTGGCAGTCCCTATGGTGGTGGTTATGGATCTGGTGGTGGAAGTGGTGGATATGGTAGCAGAAGGttttaaaaacagcagaaaagGGCTACAGTTCTTAGCAGGAGAGAGAGCGAGGAGTTGTCAGGAAAGCTGCAGGTTACTTTGAGACAGTCGTCCCAAATGCATTAGAGGAACTGTAAAAATCTGCCACAGAAGGAACGATGATCCATAGTCAGAAAAGTTACTGCAGCTTAAACAGGAAACCCTTCTTGTTCAGGACTGTCATAGCCACAGTTTGCAAAAAGTGCAGCTATTGATTAATGCAATGTAGTGTCAATTAGATGTACATTCCTGAGGTCTTTTATCTGTTGTagctttgtctttttctttttcttttcattacatcAGGTATATTGCCCTGTAAATTGTGGTAGTGGTACcaggaataaaaaattaaggaatttttaactttaaaaaaaaaagaatccaactTAATCATAcattggtggaactgcaaattagtacaatcactctggaaatcagtatggacattccttagaaaacttggaatagaaccattttacccagtcatcccactccttggcctatattcaaaggacttaaactcagcatactagagtgatacagccacatcaatgtttatagcagctcaattcacaataattaaactatggaaccaacctaggagtCCACCAAtagatgaatcaataaagaaactgtggcatatatacacaatggaattttatttgaccataaagaaaaatgacattatttactggtaaatggatagaactggagaccatcatgctgagtgaaataagccagacttcaaaAACCAAGGGTTGAATGATTtatttcatatgcagaagctagtccACAATAAGGggacaaataaaagaaaagggaggattccatcaaaatggaagaaagatcaaTGGTGAACAGGAAGGGGattgaaggggaggaaggaggaacagtataagggaaaaacagtggaatgaatctgacctaactttcttatgtacatatatgaatataccatggtgaatctcactatcatgtacatccacaagacactaattttttaatttatttattttgattcattgtaaacaaatggagtacagcttgtttttctggttgtatatgaagaAGAGTCATACCTTTtgtgtgtgtaatcatacatttacatagggtaatgatgtttgtctcaatctgttatttttcccttcctacacccctcccacccctctttcttctatacaatccattcttcctccattcttgcctccctaccacccccattatgtctcatcatttgcttatcagagagataattcatactttggttttttgagattggtttatcctccaacttcatccatttgcctgtaaatgctataattttattcttctttatggctgagtaatattccattgtgtatatataccacagtttatccattcatcaattgaagggcatatagtttggctccacaatctagctattgtgaattgagcagctatgaacattgatgtggctgtatctctgtagtatgctgattttaattcctttgggtataggcggaggagtgggataactggtcaaatggtggttccattccaagttttctgaggaatctccacactgctttccagagtggctgcaccaatttgcaaacccaacagcaatgtatgagtgtaccattctccccacatcctcgccaacacctgttgttgcttgtattcttgataatcaccattctaattgaggtaagatgaaatcttagggttgttgatttgcatttctcttattactagagatgttgaacattttttcatatatctgttgattgcttgtacatcttcttctgtgaagtgctgctcatttccttagcccatttattgattgggttatttgtattcttggtgtaaagttttttgagttctttgtagattctggaaattagtgctctatctgaagtatgtgtggcaaacaTCTTCTCCAActctgtatattaatttttttaataaactataaataaataccaGAAATATCagtagggaggaaggaagggaaaggggaaatagtggggactgaattagaacaaattatattccatacttttataattatgtcaaaatgaattctgctatgtacaactaaaaagaactaataaattgTTCTAAAAAAGAATCTAACTTAAACAAATTCCTACTGTCTACAGTTTCAATCAAATAtcttttacagaagaaaaacgGTTacaatttattgaacacttactacaGCTCAGACATTGTGCTAAGCACttgacaaatatatattatataaattaatccCCACTATTTCCATGAGTTTATTATATaggtgagaaaatgaaaacttggaTCAAATAATTTGCCCCAAATCACATAGCTAGCAAGTAGGAGACCTCAAATTTGAATCTGTTCTTTCTGAACCAGAACCATAAGGTTATACAACTGTTATCCTTTAGCATCTTGCCTATTCTGAATTTCCAACTTCACTTCCAGAATGCTCCCATATATGTTGTCTACAGCGCAGATAATCCCAAACAACTCATCATTTCTCAAGAATACCACATGCCCACCTTTTATGTCATGATATTCCTTCTGCCTAGAATGGATATTTTCTATCCCATGGACTCAATAAATTTATACACATTATTCTGAATATATCAAATATCATTACTGTGTAGCTCTGCCCAACCTTCCCAGTTAAATCATTACCTCCTGTGTGGAACTAAGGGAACAGACagatgtgagtggtgggaacataGGGTTAAGGGGAAAATTCGATAAACTGTGCTCACTGTGATGACCCctacatgctttatttttttaaaagaaatttaactgCAGCCTTGCCTAGCTTCAATcaacaggatatgttacattccttcAGGAGAAATGCACTCCAGAAGTGTTGATAGAGTATGCAAACTGTCCTAAAGGGGGAGATTTTTGTGACACTTAACGCAGACCAGATTCCATAAAGGGAGATAAAGATAATtccccctaaccataaaatctgtaataacaggttccaattagaaccacTCATGATAAGCCAAAGTGATCTAGAGTTATCATGCAcaatggggacttgaaagtctgaagTTATCTTGTTGTCAGTAAAGAGTCAAGAGGTGAACCTGGGCAGAACTCGCTGAAAACTTCCCTGAGACCTCCAACAAAACTGAATGGAAGCAGGGATGTGCCATCCTTTTTCTGAGAGGACCAGTTCTCTCCCTTGAGAGCACCCCTTGTCCCATACATTCTAATAAATtaatgcctgttactctgagtgacatgtctgaaatctttctggcatgatGACAAGAATTGAGCTTTGAGGAGGGAGTCTCCACTGCTGCCTGTTTTGTAGCAGGTAATTTCCATGTAATAGGACCATACTGACATTTATATACAACAGAATAGAAGCTTAGTGAGGACAGAgaccattttctttgttcatcacTATTTCTCTGGTACCTAACACAGTACTTGGCATAGAGTAACATGGAATAGATATAGAGTCAATATTACCTCTCTCACAGCACTTAGAACACTATACTAAAGTTATGTTACATGTTCATCTCTTATACTTTAAGCTCCTTAGAATGGAACCGCATTTTATTATTGCCTATCCATTGTTCATAGTGCAATGTCTGACTCATAGTAGGCACACATTACGtactcattaaaagaataaatgtctGAATTTCATACCATAGTCATTCTTTGGAATACTTGGAATACTGTTCTCCTAatagtttccttttaaaaatgtaaatatgccTGAGGTGAATGATGGAAATCGCTTTGGCAATTATCAGGGACCTTAGCAGAGATTGATTTTCCAGATTGATTTCCAAGGTGACAGCTGCCAGCAGGTGGGCACTTGGACAGCACAGAACATGGTGCAGTACAAGAGGTACATAATAAAGGACACAAGAGAAGTACCTGAGCTATCTAGGCATTGCTTAAAGGCACTCAAtgtcttgaaaaagaagaaacaacaatGAACTTGTAAATGCTTCTATTTAGAAGGTGagtagaaatggagaacaaagcAGATGGTCAAATGAATTGGCTGCTAGTTAGATGAGAAATAGTTTACTCTGGGAAAGATATTCACAGATAAAAAACTTTATCTAAGATTTGACCATTCCAAAGGGATAATTCTGACATGTAAACACATGGAAAACACACATCTTACTGAAGAACAGATACCATATGAAAACCTTGAATAGAAAGTAAGGTATCTCCATTTTGTTTAGAGCTGACTCTGGATAGTATTCTGACATTTTGGCTCTCTGTATAATGAGCATTTAAGATTATGATTTCTGGCAAAGGCCTCAGACACTGCTTGAAACCTACAGGGCCATTGACACAATCCTCACTCCTCAGAAGAAGCATATCCTAAAAGCCCACCTTGGCATATATATTCCTTAGTGAGCACCTGGGATTCTTTGGctaacagaaagaaaatggatagaaaaaCTCAGGTTTCAGCCTCTTCAAGAATTAGATTTGTCTGATAATACAGTTTTCATGCAGAGTTAAAACCACTTAATGGGTCTATTTTCAAAGCTTCTTTGCATTGATTTTAGAGAGAAGAACCTTTCTAAGGCCCTTTGCAAGAATTAGCTTATTTATGCCTCAAGCAAGCTGGAATATAAAGTTtctgaggaagaggaaaaaaccACACAATTCACAGTGGCCTCAGTAGATGGGgcacagaatgaaaataaatgaagttacaTGTCATTGTGCACAATAAATTTGGGTTGTCATTACTTCTGGGACACAGGAAACCAGAGATAATCTcaaacattctggaaaacagaatAGGTCCTATACCCCACTGAAACTAGCAGGGGCTCAATGACTTGATGGTTTAATTTGAAAGCAAGAAGgccttctttattttcctttcccctaCTCTAGAGTTTTCAATTTCCATCATTATAGTCAGTATTTTACTTGTGTTAAGGCACTTAAGTGAAATCCAAAAAAAAACTTGGAGGTATGAAGACATTAACCCATTATTAAATTAAACTACCTTCTCACCACTTTACTCTTTTTTATAAACaactttttcaactttattttatttatttatttttatgtggtgctgaggatcaaacccaatgcctcacatgtgctaagtgagcactctaccactgaaccacaaccccagcccaatgcTTTACTCTTTATCTATCAGGGAACCATCCTGGGAAGAAAAGTATGGCCTGGAAGGAACAGAATCAAGTACTGTAATAAGAAAGGGGAACGTGTGGAGCAGTGCCCAGTTAGGTGTTGAAGCAGGGCTGGCTACTATGAATGGCTATGGTTAAACAGGAAATGGTACAAGAGTCCTAAGCACCTTGCACACAGGTAGCAATAAGACCATCTAAGGAAAGTTAGGGAAATATCAAGTACTGTGACAAAATCCTCCAGGTCAAAAGTATTCAAGGTGACCCTTTAGGATATCTCAAAAGTTGAGCTTaactccttttcctcctcctcctcctgttcccccaATACTTCTGAAAATACCCTCTTAACAAAATCACTGGGAGGCACCACTAAGTGCCACTTGCCAATCTGATTCCCTAAACTCCAGTTCCCAAAAGCACTAGGGGATCTACCTATCACAAAAATTAGGATCAGGAGGACATTCTatgcttctcttttttttattgtaaacaaataggatacatgttgtttctctatttgtacatagagtcaaggcataccatttgtgtaatcataaatttacatagggaaatgttgtttgattcattctgttattttccctccacccctcccacccctcttttcccactatagagtccttccttcctccattcttgccaccctccttaaccgtaaccctaaaactaaccctaaccctaatgctaacctctcccaccccccattatatgtcatcatccgcttatcagcaagatcattcgtcctttggttttctgagattggtttatctcacttagcatgatattctccaatttcatccatttacctgcaaatgccataattttgtcattctttatggcagagtaatattccattgcatatatataccacagtttctttattcattcatcaattgaaggacatctaggttggtaccacaatctggctatggtgaattaagcagcaatgaacattgatgtggctgtatctctgtagtatgctgattttaagtcctttgggtataggccaaggagtgggatagctgggtcaaatgggggttccattccaagctttctgaggaatctccacactgctttccagagtggctgcactaatttgcagccccaccagcaatgtatgagtgttcctttttccccacatcctcgccaacacctattgttgcttgtgttcctgataattgccattctaattagggtgagatggaatcttagggtagttttgatttgcatttcccttattactagagatgttgaacattttttcatatatctgttgattccttgtacatcttcttctgtgaagtgtctgttcatttccttagcccatttgttgattggattatttgtattcttcgtgtagagttttttgagttctttatagattctggaaattagcgctctatctgaagtatgagtggcaaacattttctcccactctgaaggctctctcttcacattactgatagtttcctttgctgagacaaagctttttagtttgaatctatccccggtgttgattcttgcttttatttcttctggtatgggagtcctgttaaggaagtctgatcctaagccaacaagttgaagatttggacctactttttcttctataagatgcagggtctctggtctgattccaaggtccttgatccattttgagttgagttttgtgcagggtgagagatagggatctaatttcattctgttgaatatggttttccagttttcccagcaccatttgttgaagaggctatcttttctccattgcatatttttggcccctttgtctagtatgagaaaattgtatttatttgggtttgtgtccatgtcctctattctgtaccattgatctacctgtctattttggtaccaataccatgccatttttattactattgctttgtagtatagttgaagatctggtattgtgatacctcctgcttcgctctttctgctgaggattgatttagctattctgggtttcttattcttccagatgaatttcataattgcttgctgtatttctgtaaggtacatcattgggattataattggaattgcattgaatctgtatagcactttaggtagtatggccattttgacaatattaattctgcctattcaagaacatgggagatctttccatcttctaaggttttctttaatttctttctttagttctcatttagttctgtagttctcattgtagaggtctttcgcctcttttgtgagattgattcccaagtatttaatttttttcgatgctattgtgaatggggtagttttcctaatttctctttctgaagattcatcacttatgtataaaaatgcattggatttatgagcattgatcttgtaacctgctacgttactgaattcacttatgagttctaaaagttttctggtggaatttccaggttcctctaaatatataatcatgtcatcagcgaacagggatagtttgagttcttcttttcctattcgtatctctttaatttctttcgtttctctaattgctcaggctagagtttcaaggacgatgttgaatag contains these protein-coding regions:
- the LOC124971648 gene encoding heterogeneous nuclear ribonucleoprotein A3-like codes for the protein MDSTKEVLQKFEEGISKQDSLRIQDPQTKRSRGFGFVTYSCVEEVDAAMCARPHKVDRRVVEPKRAVSREDSVKPGAHLTVKKIFVGGIKEDTEEYNLRDYFEKYGKIETIEVMEDRQSGKKRGFAFATFDDHDTVDKIVVQKYHTINGHNCEVKKVLSKQEMQSAGSQRGRGGGSGNFMGRGGNFGGGRGNFGRGGNFGGRGGYGGGGGGSRGSYGGGDGRYNGFGGDGGNYGGGPGYSSRGGYGSGGPGYGNQGGGYGGGGGGYDGYNEGGNFGGGNYGGGGNYNDFGNYSGQQQSNYGPMKGGSFGGRSSGSPYGGGYGSGGGSGGYGSRRF